From the genome of Haloarcula limicola, one region includes:
- a CDS encoding Rid family detoxifying hydrolase, which translates to MKRTVHTDDAPAAVGAYSQATATEDLVFTAGQIPLTPDGELRADAPVAEQTEQALANLEAVLAEAGAEMTDALKVTVYLDDIDDFDEMNDTYRTFFDEDPPARSAVGVDALPKGAAVEVEAVATV; encoded by the coding sequence ATGAAACGCACTGTCCACACCGACGACGCGCCCGCCGCCGTCGGCGCGTACAGTCAGGCGACGGCGACCGAGGACCTCGTCTTCACCGCCGGCCAGATCCCGCTCACGCCCGACGGTGAGCTGCGCGCCGACGCGCCGGTCGCCGAACAGACCGAGCAGGCGCTGGCAAACCTCGAAGCCGTCCTGGCGGAGGCCGGCGCCGAGATGACCGACGCGCTGAAGGTGACCGTCTACCTCGACGACATCGACGACTTCGACGAGATGAACGACACCTATCGGACGTTCTTCGACGAGGACCCGCCCGCCCGTTCGGCGGTCGGCGTCGACGCGCTCCCGAAGGGCGCGGCCGTCGAGGTCGAGGCGGTCGCCACAGTCTGA
- the ilvA gene encoding threonine ammonia-lyase — MLSFEDVLAARDRVAETARHTPLDYSHTFSAMTDADVHLKLELFQRTGSFKIRGATNRIATLSPEERENGVVTASAGNHAQGVALAATRIGVDSTIVMPEHAPISKVKATRSYGGRVVLHGEDYDEAAERAHEIEREEGRTYVHAFDDDYVMAGQGTIGLEIYEDLPSVETVVVPIGGGGLISGIATALKGKDEDIRVVGVQAEGASSVAESLEKGHRIEREGVETIADGIATRTVGERTFAVIEERVDEVVTVSDPEIAVALTTLLERSKTLAEGAGAVALAAVTEEKFDYADDETIVPALCGGNIDLNTLTNVVMRGLVETGRYVKLRTVLKDRPGALEELVEVLSAQQTNIYGIEHDRTNRDVAMNDAEVELDLETRGPDHVEELLAALRERGYEVEVLV, encoded by the coding sequence ATGCTCTCGTTCGAGGATGTGCTCGCGGCCCGCGACCGGGTCGCCGAGACGGCCCGGCACACGCCGCTCGACTACTCGCACACCTTCTCCGCGATGACCGACGCGGACGTCCACCTGAAGCTCGAACTGTTCCAGCGCACCGGCTCGTTCAAGATCCGCGGCGCGACCAACCGCATCGCCACGCTCTCGCCCGAGGAGCGCGAGAACGGCGTCGTCACGGCCAGCGCCGGCAACCACGCGCAGGGCGTCGCCCTCGCCGCGACTCGAATCGGCGTCGACTCGACCATCGTGATGCCCGAGCACGCGCCCATCTCGAAGGTGAAGGCCACGCGGAGCTACGGGGGGCGGGTCGTCCTCCACGGCGAGGACTACGACGAGGCCGCCGAGAGAGCCCACGAGATCGAACGCGAGGAGGGGCGGACCTACGTCCACGCCTTCGACGACGACTACGTCATGGCCGGGCAGGGGACCATCGGCCTCGAGATCTACGAGGACCTCCCGAGCGTCGAGACGGTCGTCGTCCCCATCGGCGGCGGCGGCCTCATCAGCGGCATCGCCACGGCGCTGAAGGGGAAAGACGAGGACATCCGCGTCGTCGGCGTGCAGGCCGAAGGCGCGTCGAGCGTCGCCGAGTCACTCGAAAAGGGCCACCGCATCGAACGCGAGGGCGTCGAGACCATCGCCGACGGCATCGCCACCCGGACCGTCGGCGAGCGGACCTTCGCGGTCATCGAGGAGCGCGTCGACGAGGTGGTGACCGTCTCGGACCCCGAGATCGCGGTCGCGCTGACGACGCTGCTCGAACGCTCGAAGACGCTCGCGGAGGGGGCCGGGGCCGTCGCGCTGGCCGCCGTCACCGAGGAGAAGTTCGACTACGCCGACGACGAGACGATCGTCCCGGCGCTGTGTGGGGGAAACATCGACCTGAACACGCTCACGAACGTCGTCATGCGCGGCCTCGTCGAGACGGGCCGCTACGTCAAACTCCGGACGGTGCTGAAGGACCGCCCCGGCGCGCTGGAGGAACTCGTCGAGGTGCTCTCGGCGCAGCAGACCAACATCTACGGCATCGAACACGACCGGACCAACCGCGACGTGGCCATGAACGACGCCGAGGTTGAACTGGACTTGGAGACCCGCGGCCCGGACCACGTCGAGGAACTCCTCGCGGCGCTCCGGGAGCGCGGTTACGAGGTCGAGGTGCTCGTATAG
- a CDS encoding potassium channel family protein encodes MDTWQRRTLLYVIGLAGVILAFTFGYDYGMGAFENEPREFLHALQVVVETFTTTGYGSDAPWESDLMRVFVIVMDVTGVVLIFLALPVLMFPLFEEAMKTKAPTTVERDLSDHVVICHFTPRGETLVAELESWDVDYVVVEPDRDRANELYDEGYHAIHADPQSVEGLEKAKLADARALVADASDQVNTSIVLTAREVDEHVRTVSVVEEPDRAKYHDLAGADAVLSPRGLLGESLASKVTTGVSATLGEEFELGEDFDIAELPIHRGSDLVGLTLAESGIREETGVNVIGAWFHGEFVSPPSPDAELTGSTVLLASGTAAQLEALKSKTLSSVRGFRRGQTVVVGYGEVGETIAGGLDSANVPYTVIDRAEKPGVDVIGDATEPEDLEAAGVADARTVILALSDDTDTEFATLVIRDLNPDVEIIARAEETENVQKMYRAGADYVLSLATVSGRMLASTILEDEDVISMDQQVEIVRTDVGSLAGQTLGEADVRSKTGCTVVAVERNGTVLTDLGPDVEVRYGDKLVIAGTDAGVDRFTDLFE; translated from the coding sequence ATGGACACCTGGCAGCGGCGCACGCTGTTGTACGTCATCGGCCTCGCCGGGGTCATTCTCGCGTTCACGTTCGGCTACGACTACGGCATGGGGGCGTTCGAGAACGAACCGCGGGAGTTCCTCCACGCGCTGCAGGTCGTCGTCGAGACGTTCACCACGACCGGTTACGGGTCTGATGCCCCGTGGGAGAGCGACCTGATGCGCGTGTTCGTCATCGTGATGGACGTCACCGGCGTCGTCCTCATCTTCCTCGCGCTTCCCGTCCTGATGTTCCCGCTGTTCGAGGAGGCGATGAAGACGAAGGCACCGACCACCGTCGAGCGTGACCTCTCGGACCACGTCGTCATCTGTCACTTCACGCCGCGCGGCGAGACGCTCGTCGCCGAACTGGAGTCGTGGGACGTCGACTACGTCGTCGTCGAGCCCGACCGCGACCGGGCCAACGAGCTGTACGACGAGGGCTACCACGCGATCCACGCCGACCCCCAGTCCGTCGAGGGACTGGAGAAGGCGAAACTCGCCGACGCGCGGGCGCTCGTCGCCGACGCCTCCGACCAAGTGAACACGAGTATCGTTCTCACCGCCCGCGAGGTGGACGAACACGTCCGCACCGTCAGCGTCGTCGAGGAGCCCGACCGTGCGAAGTACCACGACCTCGCAGGGGCCGACGCCGTCCTCTCGCCGCGGGGCCTGCTGGGCGAGAGCCTCGCCAGTAAGGTCACGACCGGCGTCTCGGCGACGCTGGGCGAGGAGTTCGAACTCGGCGAGGACTTCGACATCGCCGAACTCCCCATCCACCGCGGAAGCGACCTCGTCGGCCTGACGCTGGCCGAGAGCGGCATCCGCGAGGAGACCGGCGTCAACGTCATCGGCGCGTGGTTCCACGGCGAGTTCGTCAGCCCGCCCTCGCCCGACGCCGAACTCACCGGCAGTACGGTCCTGCTGGCGTCGGGGACCGCCGCACAGCTCGAAGCTCTCAAGTCGAAGACCCTCTCCAGCGTCCGGGGCTTCCGCCGCGGTCAGACCGTCGTCGTCGGCTACGGCGAAGTGGGCGAGACCATCGCCGGCGGCCTCGACAGCGCGAACGTTCCGTACACGGTCATCGACAGGGCCGAGAAGCCTGGCGTCGACGTGATCGGCGACGCCACCGAGCCCGAGGACCTCGAAGCCGCCGGCGTCGCCGACGCTCGCACCGTCATCCTCGCGCTCTCGGACGACACCGACACCGAGTTCGCCACGCTGGTCATCCGCGACCTGAACCCCGACGTGGAGATCATCGCCCGCGCCGAGGAGACCGAGAACGTCCAGAAGATGTACCGCGCGGGCGCGGACTACGTCCTCTCGCTGGCGACGGTCAGCGGTCGGATGCTGGCCTCCACCATCCTAGAGGATGAGGACGTCATCTCCATGGACCAGCAAGTCGAGATCGTCCGCACCGACGTCGGCAGCCTCGCCGGGCAGACGCTCGGCGAGGCCGACGTGCGCTCGAAGACGGGCTGTACGGTCGTCGCCGTCGAACGCAACGGGACGGTCTTGACGGACCTCGGTCCCGACGTGGAAGTGCGCTACGGCGACAAGCTCGTCATCGCCGGGACCGACGCCGGCGTCGACCGTTTCACCGACCTGTTCGAGTAG
- the citZ gene encoding citrate synthase: MSEDLKKGLEGVLVAESSLSVIDGDAGKLVYRGYTIEDLATGASYEEVLYLLWYGHLPNASELEEFESEMASEREVDDDVLTTVRAMAESDENPMAALRTAVSMLSAYDPAPEDADPTDEAVNLATGRRITAKVPTLVAAFTRIRDGEDPIEPREDLGHAANFLYMLNGEEPDDVAADVFDQALVLHADHGLNASTFSAMVTASTLSDLHSSVTAAIGTLKGPLHGGANQDVMEMLKEVDDAERDPLEWVKNALDGGRRVSGFGHRVYDVKDPRAKILGERSKELGEAAGSVKWYEMSTTIEEYMQEEKGLAPNVDFYSASTYYQMGIPIDIFTPIFAMSRVGGWVAHVIEYIEDNRLIRPRARYTGPSPEETEFVPIEER, translated from the coding sequence ATGTCCGAAGACCTCAAGAAAGGGTTAGAGGGTGTCCTCGTCGCCGAATCTTCGTTGAGCGTTATCGACGGTGACGCGGGCAAACTCGTCTATCGGGGATACACCATCGAGGACCTCGCTACCGGTGCCAGCTACGAAGAGGTGCTGTATCTGCTCTGGTACGGCCACCTGCCGAACGCTTCGGAACTGGAGGAGTTCGAATCGGAGATGGCGAGCGAGCGCGAGGTCGACGACGACGTCCTCACCACCGTCCGCGCGATGGCCGAGAGCGACGAGAACCCGATGGCCGCGCTCCGGACCGCGGTGTCGATGCTCTCGGCGTACGACCCCGCGCCGGAGGACGCGGACCCGACCGACGAGGCGGTCAACCTCGCCACCGGACGGCGCATCACCGCGAAGGTCCCGACGCTCGTCGCCGCCTTCACTCGCATCCGCGACGGCGAGGACCCAATCGAACCGCGCGAGGACCTCGGCCACGCCGCGAACTTCCTCTACATGCTCAACGGCGAGGAGCCCGACGACGTGGCGGCGGACGTCTTCGACCAGGCGCTCGTCCTCCACGCCGACCACGGCCTCAACGCCTCGACGTTCTCCGCGATGGTCACGGCCTCGACGCTCTCGGACCTCCACAGCTCCGTCACCGCCGCGATCGGCACCCTGAAGGGGCCGCTCCACGGCGGCGCGAACCAGGACGTCATGGAGATGCTCAAGGAGGTCGACGACGCCGAGCGCGACCCGCTCGAATGGGTCAAGAACGCGCTGGACGGCGGCCGTCGCGTCTCCGGGTTCGGCCACCGCGTCTACGACGTCAAGGACCCGCGCGCGAAGATCCTCGGCGAGCGCTCGAAGGAGCTCGGCGAGGCCGCCGGGTCGGTGAAGTGGTACGAGATGTCCACGACCATCGAGGAGTACATGCAAGAGGAGAAGGGGCTGGCCCCGAACGTCGACTTCTACTCTGCCTCGACGTACTACCAGATGGGCATCCCCATCGACATCTTCACGCCCATCTTCGCCATGTCCCGCGTCGGCGGCTGGGTCGCCCACGTCATCGAGTACATCGAGGACAACCGGCTGATCCGGCCGCGCGCCCGCTACACCGGCCCGAGCCCCGAGGAGACGGAGTTCGTGCCGATCGAAGAGCGGTAA
- a CDS encoding potassium channel family protein produces MEPTGTVEYEPVSVKAVLAEMKDTAELLIDLSYSAVLLGSDDVAAEVLELEAKMDVLQMRARMSLLMACRSTDDAEALAPVLGMVGAAEKISDAAGDIAKVVLEDIGLPEAMRATLPEAMETLVRATIAPDSQLAGKTLGDLNLETETGVRAIAVRRQGNWLLNPDRETRLEADDVVLFRGPDDGVSEVYADATGTAYEPPEPPEGEGQDLERAVDSIVLMKDMGELAVDLAYGAVLFDSDEVAEEVVELEAEVDALQSRFEAWTLRAAADMDDPVSLRGLVQLAQSTEVISDAALEISEGVLRGLSAHPVVAEAVRESDEILVRATVAESSALAKTTIGDAAVKTETGMRIIAVRRAEGESDRTGREGGAWVVSPGPETPLRVGDVLLAKGTRSGAERFAELAES; encoded by the coding sequence ATGGAGCCGACGGGGACCGTCGAGTACGAGCCGGTGAGCGTCAAGGCGGTGCTAGCGGAGATGAAAGACACCGCCGAGTTGCTCATCGACCTCTCGTACTCGGCGGTGCTGCTCGGCAGCGACGACGTCGCCGCCGAGGTGCTGGAGCTGGAGGCGAAGATGGACGTCCTGCAGATGCGCGCCCGGATGAGCCTGCTGATGGCCTGTCGCTCGACGGACGACGCCGAGGCGCTCGCGCCCGTCCTCGGCATGGTCGGGGCCGCGGAGAAGATCAGCGACGCCGCCGGCGACATCGCGAAGGTCGTCTTAGAGGACATCGGGCTGCCGGAGGCGATGCGGGCGACGCTCCCCGAGGCCATGGAGACGCTCGTCCGGGCGACGATAGCGCCCGACTCGCAGTTGGCGGGAAAGACGCTGGGCGACCTGAATCTCGAAACCGAGACCGGCGTCCGCGCGATCGCGGTCCGGCGGCAGGGTAACTGGCTGCTCAACCCCGACCGCGAGACGCGCCTCGAAGCCGACGACGTGGTCCTCTTTCGCGGCCCCGACGACGGCGTCAGCGAGGTGTACGCCGACGCCACCGGGACGGCGTACGAACCGCCGGAACCGCCCGAGGGCGAGGGGCAAGACCTCGAGCGCGCGGTCGACTCCATCGTCCTGATGAAGGACATGGGCGAGCTCGCGGTGGACCTCGCCTACGGCGCGGTGCTGTTCGACAGCGACGAGGTCGCGGAGGAGGTCGTCGAACTCGAGGCCGAGGTCGACGCGCTCCAGTCACGCTTCGAGGCGTGGACGCTGCGCGCGGCCGCGGACATGGACGATCCGGTCTCGCTCCGGGGCCTCGTCCAGCTCGCCCAGTCGACGGAGGTCATCTCCGACGCCGCCCTCGAGATCAGCGAGGGCGTCCTCCGCGGTCTCTCGGCGCACCCGGTCGTCGCGGAAGCCGTCCGCGAGTCCGACGAGATACTCGTCCGGGCCACCGTCGCCGAGTCGAGCGCCCTCGCCAAGACGACCATCGGCGACGCCGCCGTCAAGACCGAGACCGGGATGCGCATCATCGCCGTCCGGCGGGCCGAAGGCGAGAGCGACCGCACCGGCCGCGAAGGGGGCGCGTGGGTCGTCTCACCCGGCCCGGAGACGCCGCTCCGGGTCGGTGACGTCCTCCTCGCGAAGGGGACTCGCTCCGGGGCCGAGCGGTTCGCCGAACTCGCCGAGAGTTAG
- a CDS encoding DUF7536 family protein: MSEREQQSEAAAMAAALDVPRNAKLGFGVATLVTAAVVALFVLPGTGRPTFLYAALAFVLLVSLGGLLTAVFTAVSAVRFARR; the protein is encoded by the coding sequence GTGTCAGAGCGCGAGCAACAGAGCGAGGCGGCGGCGATGGCCGCGGCGCTCGACGTCCCGCGGAACGCGAAACTCGGGTTCGGCGTGGCGACGCTGGTGACGGCGGCCGTCGTCGCCCTGTTCGTCCTGCCCGGAACCGGACGACCGACGTTCCTCTACGCCGCGCTGGCGTTCGTCCTGCTCGTCTCGCTGGGCGGTCTGCTGACGGCCGTCTTCACCGCCGTCTCGGCGGTCAGGTTCGCTCGGCGCTAA
- a CDS encoding succinylglutamate desuccinylase/aspartoacylase family protein gives MVTFGTASAAPGEIDTGRLEVGESRDGSPVGLPVAVVNGAGDGKTLYMQAASDGDELNGVGVVQQVLPQLDPAELSGTILVCGIVNYHAFQVAEHRNPIDDTKMNRAYPGDAAGTSSERIAAATYDAAVGADLVLDLHQGSTSRMLDECRVRCGTRHRLHEECLELAKVFGCGYILDQKGPDGQLARAAPDEGVPTIDPELGGCVGWDEESIQTGVEGVFNVLTHYGFLNNTLSERPQTRATGFEQYGSPNGGLVDFAVDLGDRVSRGQTLFEVTSVFGQTKAEVTADSPGIFWRSRRLPQVATGEYVCSVGTNLDTV, from the coding sequence ATGGTAACTTTCGGTACGGCGAGTGCCGCCCCCGGAGAGATAGACACGGGGCGGTTGGAGGTCGGCGAATCCCGCGACGGCAGTCCGGTGGGGCTCCCGGTCGCCGTCGTCAACGGGGCCGGCGACGGGAAGACGCTCTACATGCAGGCCGCAAGCGACGGCGACGAACTCAACGGCGTCGGGGTCGTCCAGCAGGTCCTCCCGCAACTGGACCCCGCCGAGCTGTCGGGGACGATTCTCGTCTGTGGCATCGTCAACTACCACGCCTTCCAGGTCGCCGAACACCGCAACCCCATCGACGACACGAAGATGAACCGGGCCTACCCCGGCGACGCCGCGGGCACGTCCAGCGAGCGCATCGCCGCCGCGACCTACGACGCCGCGGTGGGTGCCGACCTCGTCTTGGACCTCCACCAGGGCTCGACGTCGCGGATGCTCGACGAGTGTCGGGTCCGCTGTGGCACCCGCCACCGCCTCCACGAGGAGTGCCTGGAGCTGGCGAAGGTCTTCGGCTGCGGGTACATCCTCGACCAGAAGGGACCGGACGGCCAGTTGGCCCGCGCCGCCCCCGACGAGGGCGTCCCGACCATCGATCCCGAGCTCGGCGGCTGCGTCGGCTGGGACGAGGAGTCCATCCAGACCGGCGTCGAGGGCGTGTTCAACGTCCTCACCCACTACGGCTTCCTGAACAACACGCTGAGCGAACGGCCCCAGACCCGCGCGACCGGCTTCGAGCAGTACGGCTCGCCCAACGGCGGGCTCGTCGACTTCGCGGTCGACCTCGGGGACCGCGTCTCCCGCGGCCAGACTCTCTTCGAAGTGACCAGCGTGTTCGGCCAGACCAAGGCCGAAGTCACCGCCGACTCGCCGGGGATCTTCTGGCGCTCGCGCCGCCTCCCGCAGGTCGCCACCGGCGAGTACGTCTGCTCGGTCGGGACGAACCTCGACACCGTCTGA